In Candidatus Nitronauta litoralis, one DNA window encodes the following:
- the oadA gene encoding sodium-extruding oxaloacetate decarboxylase subunit alpha — protein MTASNPLKITDVILRDAHQSLLATRMKTEDMLPIAGKLDQVGFFSLEMWGGATFDACVRFLNEDPWDRARQLKIKAPNTPFQMLLRGQNLLGYRHYADDIVERFVKQSCDVGIDIFRIFDALNDFRNIRKAMETAKQYGGTVEGTISYTVSPVHTVERYIKMAKVLEDMGSDIICLKDMAGLLTPETTAGIIKGIKETVKLPVHLHSHATTGLVGMNFMRAIDAGVDMVDTTISAMSMGTSHYPTECLVAALKGTERDTGLDLDLLHEIADYFKEVRTHYAEFESDFKGVDVKILDSQIPGGMISNMENQLKEQNAIDKLDDVLLEVPRVRKDMGYPPLVTPTSQIVGSQATLNILTGERYKVITKETRDCVMGKYGQLPAEIEPTLLEKVSEGKKIIDCRPADLLEPEWEDLCKELGDKHTSDEDRLTYAMFPKVALKFFETRGKPLPEKAPASNGSSATPAAAPAAAPAPAATQGPAAYTVHVNGKPYNVQVAPAGTAVAAAPAPAAAPAAATAQEAAPASGGGGGSAVTSPLPGSVFALKCQVGQVVNKGDAVIVLESMKMESEVHAHVSGRIDAILVQEGANVQTGDELVLIV, from the coding sequence ATGACCGCTTCAAACCCGCTAAAGATTACCGATGTCATCCTGCGCGATGCACACCAGTCCCTGCTCGCCACCCGGATGAAAACCGAAGACATGCTCCCCATCGCGGGCAAGCTCGATCAGGTGGGATTCTTCTCACTCGAGATGTGGGGAGGCGCGACCTTCGATGCCTGTGTCCGTTTCCTCAACGAGGACCCCTGGGACCGGGCACGTCAACTCAAGATAAAAGCACCCAATACCCCTTTCCAGATGCTCCTGCGCGGGCAGAACCTGCTGGGCTACCGTCATTACGCAGACGATATTGTTGAGCGGTTCGTCAAACAATCCTGCGATGTCGGTATCGACATCTTCCGGATTTTCGACGCACTCAATGATTTCCGCAACATCCGGAAAGCCATGGAAACGGCCAAACAGTACGGCGGGACTGTAGAGGGAACCATCAGCTACACCGTCAGCCCGGTTCATACGGTAGAACGCTACATCAAGATGGCCAAAGTCCTGGAAGACATGGGGTCGGACATCATCTGCCTCAAAGACATGGCGGGACTGCTGACCCCTGAAACAACCGCGGGCATCATCAAAGGAATTAAGGAAACAGTCAAACTGCCAGTCCATTTACATTCGCATGCCACCACAGGACTGGTTGGCATGAACTTCATGCGTGCCATCGACGCTGGAGTGGACATGGTTGATACCACGATTTCTGCTATGTCCATGGGCACCTCTCATTACCCCACGGAATGTCTGGTGGCTGCTCTTAAGGGAACCGAACGCGACACGGGTCTGGACCTCGACCTGTTGCATGAAATCGCTGACTACTTTAAGGAAGTACGTACCCATTACGCTGAATTTGAAAGCGACTTCAAAGGCGTCGATGTCAAAATCCTCGATTCACAGATTCCAGGCGGCATGATTTCCAACATGGAAAACCAGCTCAAGGAGCAAAACGCGATCGACAAGCTTGACGATGTTCTCCTTGAAGTACCGCGCGTCCGCAAGGATATGGGGTATCCCCCTCTCGTAACTCCTACGAGTCAGATTGTAGGGTCGCAAGCCACATTGAACATCCTGACCGGCGAGCGTTACAAGGTGATCACCAAGGAAACCCGTGATTGTGTGATGGGAAAGTATGGGCAACTTCCTGCAGAAATTGAACCGACCCTGCTTGAAAAAGTAAGCGAGGGGAAAAAAATCATCGACTGTCGGCCTGCCGACCTGCTTGAACCGGAGTGGGAAGACCTCTGCAAGGAACTGGGCGATAAGCACACGTCTGATGAGGACCGGTTGACTTATGCCATGTTTCCCAAAGTGGCGCTCAAGTTTTTTGAAACACGTGGCAAGCCGCTTCCTGAAAAAGCGCCCGCATCCAACGGGTCCAGCGCAACCCCGGCAGCAGCACCAGCCGCGGCACCCGCGCCTGCCGCAACCCAGGGACCTGCAGCCTACACCGTCCATGTCAATGGCAAACCTTACAACGTTCAGGTTGCGCCGGCAGGAACAGCCGTTGCCGCAGCCCCTGCACCCGCGGCAGCACCTGCAGCCGCCACGGCCCAGGAAGCCGCACCTGCAAGTGGTGGAGGTGGTGGATCAGCAGTCACGTCTCCATTACCGGGATCAGTCTTCGCTCTGAAATGTCAGGTTGGCCAAGTGGTCAATAAAGGCGATGCTGTAATCGTATTGGAATCCATGAAAATGGAAAGTGAAGTTCATGCTCACGTATCCGGTCGTATTGATGCCATCCTGGTACAGGAGGGTGCCAATGTTCAAACCGGTGACGAACTGGTCTTGATCGTCTAA
- a CDS encoding OadG family protein yields MVAQAVQVSILAMGVIFTVLTILIGVIQVLVKFIPYQEPPAKAPTASSRTTAGGAGSEEESEVLAAIHVAVAHHRGESPQSIQITNVQSQ; encoded by the coding sequence ATGGTTGCGCAGGCAGTTCAAGTCTCAATCCTTGCAATGGGAGTGATCTTTACCGTATTGACCATTCTCATCGGGGTGATCCAGGTCCTCGTAAAATTTATTCCTTACCAGGAGCCACCTGCAAAAGCACCAACAGCCTCTTCGCGAACAACTGCAGGGGGAGCAGGCTCTGAAGAGGAATCCGAAGTCCTCGCCGCCATCCACGTCGCCGTCGCTCACCACCGGGGCGAATCCCCGCAATCCATCCAGATCACCAACGTCCAGTCGCAGTAA
- a CDS encoding radical SAM protein: protein MPSQEVLDLLMTDQLEEAACVLENESGPDSILRDLIYRALGCEKPLASMTADLPDYVVVNPSYTCNIGCKMCITGFHNKTELDPNYKYLSPEQFEKAKSWVRTGTHVFFVGIGETLDSPHLFDFLDDVDGPVKVVTTSGVPLTREKIRKMIETGVQILNFSFDGKTSVGHGDGKDTYIKNIWSKIDLVTQVKEEMHSESPVMGLNVTVNSENLDDLDNLFAKAKERNIRDILLLPMSVVEDSGEISPMLYEKSFGPDFDRCSTEFKKLVDHWNRNGLRLQVNAYPEYHEKAPVCSYVDNTIQIHGLSSGPNICCGKIEMPLTFWDTPPEDYWNSFPFRYFRYLHFVGERAGLPRECQDCWILETRKYYKSCGEALDTRPPAMDPVSIYQEGSRLKREGSWKEAESRMQEVLELSDDDALKGKVYFHLAEIELARANDGAALDNIQKCIQHNFDHRRGWAYLSLLTRITGLPKVAKRQDKFPLSYHPEIKPGGLLV from the coding sequence ATGCCCTCGCAAGAAGTTCTTGATCTGCTCATGACCGACCAACTGGAAGAGGCTGCGTGTGTACTGGAAAATGAAAGTGGGCCGGATTCCATCCTGAGAGACCTCATATACCGGGCATTGGGTTGTGAAAAGCCGTTGGCTTCCATGACGGCAGACTTACCCGACTACGTAGTCGTCAACCCTTCATATACCTGCAACATTGGTTGCAAAATGTGCATCACGGGGTTTCACAATAAAACCGAGCTGGATCCCAATTACAAATACCTGTCGCCGGAACAATTCGAAAAAGCCAAATCCTGGGTCCGTACCGGGACTCACGTGTTCTTTGTCGGAATCGGGGAAACGCTCGACTCTCCCCATCTCTTCGATTTTCTGGATGACGTGGATGGTCCGGTAAAAGTCGTGACTACCAGTGGTGTCCCGTTAACTCGGGAAAAAATCCGGAAGATGATCGAGACTGGTGTCCAGATCCTGAATTTTTCTTTCGACGGTAAAACATCGGTTGGGCATGGCGACGGCAAGGACACCTACATCAAAAATATCTGGAGCAAGATCGACCTGGTCACCCAGGTAAAAGAGGAAATGCACAGTGAAAGCCCGGTGATGGGTCTCAACGTTACCGTGAACAGCGAAAACCTGGACGATCTTGATAACCTTTTTGCAAAAGCAAAAGAGCGCAATATCCGAGACATTCTGCTGCTTCCCATGTCTGTGGTAGAGGACAGCGGAGAGATCAGTCCCATGCTCTATGAAAAATCGTTTGGCCCGGATTTCGATCGTTGTTCTACGGAGTTCAAAAAACTGGTTGACCATTGGAACCGGAACGGGCTGCGCCTGCAGGTGAACGCCTATCCCGAATATCATGAGAAAGCTCCGGTCTGCAGTTATGTCGATAACACAATTCAGATCCATGGTCTTTCCAGTGGTCCCAACATCTGTTGTGGCAAGATTGAGATGCCATTGACGTTTTGGGACACACCGCCAGAGGATTACTGGAACTCATTTCCGTTTCGGTATTTTCGCTATCTGCATTTTGTTGGCGAGCGGGCTGGGTTGCCGCGTGAATGCCAGGATTGCTGGATCCTTGAGACACGAAAATATTACAAGTCCTGCGGTGAAGCGTTGGATACCAGACCACCAGCGATGGACCCGGTTTCTATTTATCAGGAAGGGTCGCGATTAAAACGTGAGGGCTCGTGGAAGGAAGCGGAGTCCCGCATGCAGGAAGTGTTGGAACTGAGTGATGACGATGCCTTAAAAGGCAAGGTCTATTTTCACCTCGCTGAGATTGAACTGGCACGCGCCAATGATGGAGCTGCGCTCGACAACATCCAGAAATGTATCCAGCATAATTTCGATCACAGGCGCGGTTGGGCGTATCTGTCTTTGTTGACCCGCATCACCGGTCTCCCAAAGGTCGCTAAACGACAGGACAAATTCCCTCTTTCCTATCATCCGGAAATCAAACCGGGAGGCCTCCTCGTATGA
- a CDS encoding sodium ion-translocating decarboxylase subunit beta — MEFTLSDSLSRIAASTGFSALTGGHAVMLVISCVLFYLAIYKEFEPLLLLPIGMGCMLANLPMSGLANTDVGGLFYHFYFGVKHEILPPLIFLGVGALTDFGPMLANPYTLLLGAAAQLGVYTTLIGAVVLGFNMQEASAIGIIGGADGPTSIFLAAKLAPHLLGPIAVAAYSYMSLVPLIQPPIMRFFTTKKERQVKMEQLKPISPHVKIIFPIAVTLICCLMLPGVAPLLGMLMLGNLFRESGVTQRLSDTAQTHLINIVTILLALSVGSSMTAESFLTIETIKIIVLGLIAFCFATAGGVLFGKFMYYVTKGKVNPLIGSAGVSAVPMAARVSQKVGAEELKGNYLLMHAMGPNVAGVIGSAVAAGVFLSLFGGDVGGAAHTAMVLTAGE, encoded by the coding sequence ATGGAATTCACACTCTCAGATTCATTGTCGCGAATTGCGGCATCGACGGGTTTCTCTGCCCTGACCGGCGGGCATGCGGTGATGCTGGTAATTTCATGTGTCCTGTTTTACCTGGCCATCTATAAGGAGTTTGAACCTCTTCTCCTGTTGCCGATTGGTATGGGGTGCATGCTGGCCAATCTTCCCATGAGTGGCCTGGCCAATACCGATGTGGGTGGCCTCTTTTACCATTTCTATTTCGGTGTGAAGCATGAAATTCTGCCACCTCTGATATTCCTTGGGGTGGGGGCGTTAACGGACTTCGGCCCCATGCTGGCAAATCCCTATACATTATTACTGGGAGCTGCTGCTCAACTGGGTGTTTATACAACACTCATCGGCGCGGTTGTTCTCGGATTCAATATGCAGGAAGCCAGCGCGATAGGCATCATTGGTGGCGCAGATGGACCGACTTCGATTTTCCTGGCGGCCAAGCTTGCGCCACATCTACTCGGACCAATCGCTGTTGCAGCTTATTCTTATATGTCGCTGGTGCCGTTGATCCAACCGCCAATCATGCGATTCTTCACTACCAAAAAAGAACGCCAGGTGAAAATGGAGCAGCTCAAGCCCATCTCACCCCATGTAAAAATTATTTTCCCGATAGCGGTCACTCTCATCTGCTGTTTGATGCTCCCGGGTGTTGCTCCACTGCTGGGAATGTTGATGCTGGGCAACCTGTTTCGCGAAAGCGGTGTAACCCAGCGCCTCAGTGATACCGCGCAAACACACTTGATCAACATTGTCACAATCCTGCTGGCGCTTTCAGTCGGTTCTTCCATGACCGCCGAATCATTCCTGACCATAGAGACGATCAAGATCATCGTTCTCGGTTTGATCGCCTTTTGTTTTGCAACAGCAGGCGGTGTTTTATTTGGAAAGTTTATGTACTACGTCACCAAGGGCAAGGTCAATCCGCTGATTGGTTCGGCGGGTGTGTCTGCCGTACCGATGGCGGCACGCGTCTCGCAAAAAGTTGGCGCGGAGGAGTTAAAAGGGAACTATCTTTTGATGCACGCGATGGGACCAAACGTAGCGGGTGTGATCGGCAGTGCTGTGGCGGCGGGAGTTTTCCTGTCTCTATTCGGCGGTGATGTTGGTGGAGCCGCCCATACTGCGATGGTTCTCACGGCAGGAGAATAA
- a CDS encoding class I SAM-dependent methyltransferase — protein MNLLHLFEGNQEHYQKPLYIYSAHHSKTQFFLNTISKVYGSQKLTVILRGNSSSLDVPQNMEIISLDLSETTSNETQFDFKKVVSSGSFDSLLIQNDESSESFEVVDLMPLLSIFGDSHRIAFLNANFQIIPVNELIAIWKNSIHLKDAGLTVNCPGLMIGRELAHLERLARTRPPSDTVIEIGRYYGRSTIALGQGVKSSKLGKVISIDPFSAPDIQERIKAHCVSHFVELWDQTSRSGFERWRKERAKYKAGMLFIDGDHRYPAVIQDIEMWSSVLMPGGIIALHDYYETQPDCLKALNEKIIWSGNFEQIELKTSLLIARKK, from the coding sequence ATGAACCTGTTGCATCTATTCGAGGGAAATCAGGAGCACTATCAAAAACCGCTCTACATCTATTCGGCGCACCATTCTAAAACCCAGTTTTTCCTGAACACCATCTCTAAAGTTTACGGCTCACAAAAACTGACTGTAATCCTGCGCGGAAACTCATCTTCGCTTGACGTTCCTCAAAATATGGAAATTATTTCTCTGGACTTGAGTGAAACCACTTCCAATGAAACCCAATTTGATTTTAAAAAAGTCGTGTCGTCCGGCAGTTTTGACAGTCTGCTGATCCAGAATGACGAGTCCTCCGAATCCTTCGAAGTGGTCGATTTAATGCCGCTTCTCAGCATTTTTGGGGATAGCCACCGTATCGCCTTCCTCAATGCCAACTTCCAGATCATACCTGTCAATGAACTAATTGCCATATGGAAAAATTCGATTCATCTCAAGGACGCTGGTTTAACGGTGAATTGTCCTGGCTTGATGATCGGTCGAGAACTCGCTCATCTGGAAAGGCTGGCCCGAACCCGGCCTCCGTCGGACACCGTGATTGAAATCGGTCGCTATTACGGTCGGTCTACAATCGCACTAGGCCAGGGTGTTAAAAGCAGCAAACTCGGAAAAGTAATCAGTATTGATCCTTTTTCAGCCCCGGATATTCAAGAGCGAATCAAGGCACATTGTGTTTCGCACTTTGTCGAATTGTGGGACCAGACTTCGCGCTCCGGCTTTGAACGCTGGAGAAAAGAAAGGGCAAAATACAAAGCTGGAATGTTGTTCATCGATGGCGACCACCGTTATCCTGCCGTCATTCAGGATATTGAAATGTGGTCCAGCGTTCTGATGCCGGGAGGGATTATCGCATTACACGATTACTACGAAACCCAGCCGGATTGCCTGAAGGCACTTAATGAAAAGATAATATGGTCAGGAAATTTTGAACAAATAGAATTGAAAACCAGCCTGCTGATTGCACGCAAAAAATAA
- a CDS encoding B12-binding domain-containing radical SAM protein: MKVTLIYPPDRNFPGNPYSSLPALSSCLKEKGHDTALHDVNLEVFLELVNTDVLTSHYDRLNERMHYLGIKHSLEPAEATEYQSLVQQLSIPRECLENAQAGLEIMKNAESFYEPDQFNRAYDDLRSTLRFYFGEHPLDNAANPDVVNRLMDRLQQPMDDPITTALQNGIIDTILTEKPGLIGISIPFMVSYWEGMRLAKLFKEKAPHIPIIIGGALIENHEAIFTGDPRLFELFDFVMVGDGDLALPNLATALENGSDLKEVSNLYYKDEKGNWAFTVHERLNDLSSLPAPDFAGMALTDYPAPEVGATFQTSRGCYYGKCTFCSESFRENYRLRKPERVFDDMVHIHNTTGIRHFYFWDSLCPPRTLKYVAEQVKEKNLPFIWFAETKMEKAYLPPEFMQNLADGGCRFLQFGFESASQRVLDLIDKDNDLKEVDQVLDNMANAGIMACMTWFIGFPTETEGEARLTFDYIRSHGPNIALSAYCGVYHLLPDQPLFYHQKKLGIEVEQNEHGGYVYTYLDGSSPYDKTEYHQAYEARSDSKLLHHGGYLLYADHSPEKLVELTGAYRSGTIVRHIPDLKRTNVVFNDAAVLKQFPRDFTQDFSMPPQPFTLVYHKMSGEIFRLRGREISALKKCREPMTSENLRSALGVEWNEMSDILTKLSHRGLLRFVGQVEQFKIEPAAARFAGSGYLLDEVPSNTMETKSVSTSA, from the coding sequence ATGAAGGTGACGCTTATTTATCCACCGGATCGTAACTTCCCGGGGAACCCTTATTCCAGTCTGCCGGCACTTTCATCCTGCTTAAAGGAAAAAGGCCACGACACCGCCCTGCATGATGTGAATCTGGAGGTGTTCCTCGAACTTGTGAACACGGACGTGCTGACATCACATTATGACCGGCTGAATGAACGCATGCATTATCTGGGCATCAAACACTCCCTCGAACCTGCCGAAGCGACAGAATACCAGTCATTGGTGCAACAACTATCGATCCCCAGAGAGTGTCTGGAAAACGCACAAGCTGGTCTGGAGATAATGAAAAATGCAGAGTCGTTTTACGAACCTGACCAGTTCAATCGTGCTTACGATGATTTGCGTTCTACTCTCAGGTTCTATTTCGGGGAGCACCCTCTCGACAATGCGGCAAATCCGGATGTCGTCAACCGGCTGATGGACCGTCTGCAGCAACCGATGGATGATCCCATTACCACTGCACTTCAAAACGGGATCATCGACACTATACTTACAGAAAAGCCCGGCCTGATTGGAATCAGCATTCCCTTTATGGTGTCTTACTGGGAAGGAATGCGTCTCGCAAAATTGTTCAAAGAAAAAGCACCGCATATTCCAATCATCATTGGCGGTGCCCTCATCGAAAATCATGAGGCGATTTTCACCGGCGATCCACGTCTGTTTGAGCTTTTTGATTTTGTCATGGTCGGAGATGGAGACCTTGCACTTCCCAACCTTGCCACCGCTCTGGAAAACGGCAGCGACCTTAAAGAGGTGTCGAACCTTTACTATAAAGATGAAAAAGGAAACTGGGCGTTTACAGTTCACGAACGACTGAATGATTTGAGCTCACTTCCTGCTCCGGATTTTGCCGGCATGGCTTTAACCGATTATCCTGCGCCAGAGGTGGGGGCAACGTTCCAGACCTCCCGCGGTTGTTATTACGGAAAATGCACATTCTGTTCGGAGAGTTTCCGTGAGAATTACCGTTTGAGAAAGCCGGAACGGGTATTCGATGACATGGTCCATATTCACAACACCACCGGCATCCGTCATTTTTATTTCTGGGACTCCCTGTGTCCGCCGAGAACACTCAAGTACGTCGCCGAACAGGTTAAAGAAAAAAATCTTCCCTTTATCTGGTTCGCAGAAACCAAGATGGAGAAGGCCTACCTTCCACCCGAGTTCATGCAGAATCTTGCAGATGGCGGCTGCCGATTCCTGCAATTCGGGTTTGAGTCGGCCAGCCAGCGGGTACTCGATCTCATCGACAAGGACAACGACCTGAAGGAAGTGGATCAGGTTCTGGACAACATGGCCAATGCAGGAATCATGGCCTGCATGACGTGGTTTATTGGCTTCCCAACAGAGACCGAAGGCGAAGCCCGGTTGACCTTTGATTATATTCGCAGTCACGGACCCAATATTGCTTTGTCAGCCTACTGCGGGGTCTACCATTTGTTACCAGATCAACCCCTGTTCTACCATCAGAAAAAGCTTGGCATTGAAGTTGAGCAGAATGAACACGGAGGTTACGTTTATACCTACCTGGATGGGTCCTCTCCTTACGACAAGACCGAGTATCATCAGGCCTACGAAGCACGTTCGGACTCTAAACTGCTACATCATGGTGGCTACCTGCTATATGCCGACCATAGCCCAGAAAAACTGGTGGAGCTTACCGGAGCCTATCGTTCCGGAACCATCGTGCGACACATTCCAGATTTAAAAAGAACCAATGTAGTATTCAATGATGCTGCAGTATTAAAACAGTTTCCTCGCGATTTCACTCAGGATTTTTCAATGCCCCCGCAACCGTTCACCCTTGTTTATCACAAGATGTCGGGTGAAATATTTCGTTTGCGAGGTCGGGAAATTTCCGCTCTTAAAAAATGTAGGGAGCCGATGACTTCGGAAAATTTACGTTCCGCGCTTGGTGTGGAATGGAACGAGATGAGTGACATCTTGACCAAGCTGTCTCACCGCGGATTGTTGCGTTTTGTGGGTCAGGTAGAACAATTTAAGATCGAACCTGCCGCAGCGCGTTTCGCAGGCTCCGGATATCTTCTGGATGAAGTTCCTTCCAATACCATGGAAACCAAATCTGTGAGCACTTCTGCATGA
- a CDS encoding glycosyltransferase family 2 protein, with translation MPGTCIVFCTAREAEVHRASSLAGNSEDNVRFFGPDSSPFNNAGKNNFIGWGEGPFTLTKALRHFFRLKSFAPSKVILPLNNESGAGYGLLRLFALGLSDQAIEIPPSGKEEKTSIGKILSQKEIIWHTGLIWFFDCIAPVLRLWLNTKAPPLTSNSRPPAQPETIQDFYNEEPPEASIIIRTFNEAQYLGQTLEAIGRQKGPTREIIVIDSGSTDNSVTIACSHSVRVYGISKESFHYSSALNLGARLARGKYLVNLSAHAVPQTDTWLAKLIEPMQTDENVAGVCGREVPIKDWASPFERKLLHDMFRLEKRVMTESFFFSNANAAMRRDLALEVPFDENIDWGEDQVWAHAVHQRGFKTVYTPEGPVAHSHNLSMVDCFVRTLKFQRTLFRRMHHDRADITNDEFHFHLPARALSFRRFISKNRLMPELKAWFAPSFCEYINFMGSDMAHREIMIARRRTSCSDKSYRPKKEAVLP, from the coding sequence ATGCCTGGAACCTGCATTGTTTTTTGTACCGCACGGGAAGCTGAGGTCCATCGTGCGTCTTCCCTTGCAGGAAATTCCGAAGACAATGTCCGTTTTTTCGGTCCCGATTCATCTCCGTTTAACAATGCCGGAAAAAATAATTTTATTGGTTGGGGTGAGGGGCCCTTTACTTTGACAAAAGCCCTCCGTCATTTTTTCCGATTGAAATCATTTGCACCTTCGAAGGTGATCCTGCCACTCAACAATGAGAGTGGTGCAGGATATGGGCTGTTGCGACTGTTCGCTCTTGGACTTTCAGACCAGGCGATAGAAATACCTCCCTCTGGTAAAGAAGAAAAAACGTCCATCGGAAAAATACTATCGCAAAAGGAAATCATCTGGCACACCGGGCTGATCTGGTTTTTCGACTGTATCGCACCTGTTTTACGTTTGTGGTTGAACACAAAAGCACCTCCCTTAACCAGCAACTCAAGGCCACCAGCACAACCTGAAACCATCCAGGATTTTTACAATGAAGAGCCTCCCGAGGCTTCTATCATTATCCGGACATTCAATGAAGCTCAATACCTGGGTCAAACACTTGAAGCCATCGGCCGCCAAAAAGGTCCGACGCGGGAAATCATCGTCATCGATTCAGGTTCTACAGACAATTCTGTAACCATTGCCTGTTCCCATTCGGTGAGGGTGTATGGAATATCGAAAGAATCGTTTCATTATTCGAGCGCTCTCAACCTTGGTGCCCGGTTGGCTCGTGGAAAATATCTGGTGAATCTCAGCGCACATGCGGTCCCTCAAACCGATACCTGGCTGGCCAAACTCATCGAACCCATGCAGACAGATGAAAACGTTGCGGGAGTCTGCGGTCGTGAAGTGCCTATAAAAGACTGGGCCAGCCCGTTTGAAAGGAAGCTTTTGCACGATATGTTTCGATTGGAAAAAAGAGTGATGACGGAATCCTTCTTTTTCTCCAACGCCAACGCAGCCATGCGACGCGATTTGGCACTTGAAGTTCCTTTCGACGAGAACATCGACTGGGGTGAGGATCAGGTCTGGGCCCATGCGGTGCATCAACGTGGATTTAAAACCGTCTACACACCGGAAGGTCCGGTAGCGCACTCCCACAACCTGTCCATGGTCGATTGTTTTGTTCGCACCTTAAAATTTCAACGAACACTTTTCCGGCGCATGCATCATGATCGAGCCGACATCACCAATGATGAGTTCCATTTTCACCTGCCAGCACGCGCCCTTTCGTTTAGAAGGTTTATCAGCAAAAACCGACTGATGCCGGAACTGAAAGCCTGGTTCGCCCCCTCTTTTTGTGAATATATTAATTTTATGGGCAGCGATATGGCCCACCGGGAAATAATGATCGCAAGGCGCCGGACGTCTTGTTCAGATAAAAGTTATCGGCCCAAAAAGGAGGCGGTATTGCCATGA
- a CDS encoding glycosyltransferase family 2 protein, whose product MKVSVIIPNWNGARLLGMCLDSLLASSFSDFETIVVDNGSEDASSALIRERYPQVHLIQLDRNYGFAPACNEGIRNAKGDFVVLLNNDIEVEQDWLRELVEGMKRHPDCRMGASRMMYRDDRDQFCNAGDGFFAWGAGKSRGEGEIDFGQYDTEVEVPGVCAGAAVYKRSLFDDVGLFDERFHSLAEDVDLNLRARLNGDKAFYFPKARVFHIGSATLGRYSDRYVYQAHRNEWFVMLKNLPLKHFLRHLPGIIRYQIRTTSYFSSRGQGGLLLKAKLDAIRQFPSMLKSRSRIQNNRILSDSGLEKIMEKEREAA is encoded by the coding sequence ATGAAGGTTTCGGTAATTATTCCCAACTGGAACGGCGCGCGGTTACTCGGTATGTGCCTGGACTCCCTTCTGGCATCCAGCTTCAGCGATTTTGAAACCATTGTGGTTGATAACGGATCGGAAGATGCCTCGTCTGCTTTGATTCGTGAACGCTATCCACAAGTCCATCTAATCCAGCTTGATCGAAATTATGGATTCGCCCCTGCCTGCAATGAGGGCATCCGCAATGCAAAGGGCGACTTTGTTGTATTACTCAACAACGACATCGAAGTCGAACAAGACTGGCTTCGTGAGTTGGTAGAGGGTATGAAGCGGCATCCAGATTGCCGCATGGGCGCTTCTCGTATGATGTATCGGGATGACCGCGACCAGTTCTGCAATGCTGGAGATGGATTCTTTGCCTGGGGCGCCGGTAAGTCGCGTGGCGAAGGTGAAATAGATTTTGGACAATATGATACCGAGGTTGAGGTTCCGGGCGTTTGTGCTGGCGCGGCCGTTTACAAACGCAGCCTGTTCGATGATGTCGGGTTGTTTGACGAAAGGTTTCACTCATTGGCCGAGGATGTTGATTTGAATCTTCGAGCCCGTCTTAACGGAGACAAGGCCTTTTATTTTCCAAAGGCACGGGTTTTCCATATTGGCTCAGCAACACTTGGCCGGTACAGTGACCGTTATGTGTATCAGGCACACCGCAACGAATGGTTCGTGATGCTGAAGAATCTGCCATTGAAACATTTTCTCCGGCACCTGCCGGGTATCATCCGTTATCAAATCCGGACTACCAGCTACTTTTCTTCTCGCGGACAAGGCGGCTTGTTGTTAAAAGCCAAACTCGACGCGATCAGGCAATTTCCATCCATGTTGAAAAGCCGTAGCCGGATCCAGAATAATAGAATCCTATCTGACTCTGGCCTGGAGAAGATCATGGAAAAAGAAAGGGAGGCCGCATGA